The Nocardioides sp. S5 genome includes a window with the following:
- a CDS encoding RNA polymerase sigma factor, with amino-acid sequence MTDELEVAVSAAAAGDTSALRTIYEALSPRVIGYLTLRGAQDPEGLTNDVFVRVLPRIGEITGGWQGLRAFTFSVAHGRLVDEFRSRGRRPVHQEYDAEDDPRSHASAEDQALERIRSGGVLDVLELLPDDQRSVVVLRVLGELTIRETAAVIGRSEVAVKKLQGKALASLRMLLSTETGHLAGGHETTE; translated from the coding sequence ATGACCGATGAGCTCGAGGTGGCGGTGTCAGCCGCCGCCGCAGGCGACACCAGCGCGTTGCGCACGATCTACGAAGCGCTGTCGCCGCGGGTCATCGGCTACCTCACGCTGCGGGGGGCGCAGGATCCCGAGGGACTCACGAACGACGTGTTCGTGCGAGTCCTCCCGCGGATCGGCGAGATCACCGGTGGCTGGCAGGGTCTGCGGGCGTTCACGTTCTCAGTTGCCCACGGGCGGCTGGTCGATGAGTTCCGCAGCCGCGGCCGGCGCCCGGTGCATCAGGAGTACGACGCCGAGGACGACCCGCGAAGCCACGCCTCGGCAGAAGACCAGGCGCTGGAGCGGATCAGATCCGGCGGGGTGCTCGATGTCCTCGAGCTCCTGCCGGACGACCAGCGCTCCGTGGTCGTGCTGCGGGTGCTGGGCGAGCTGACGATCCGCGAGACCGCGGCGGTGATCGGGCGCAGCGAGGTCGCGGTGAAGAAGTTGCAGGGCAAGGCGCTGGCATCGCTGCGGATGCTGCTGAGTACCGAGACGGGCCACCTCGCCGGTGGCCACGAGACGACGGAGTGA
- a CDS encoding tyrosine-type recombinase/integrase, with protein MTNDPSYLSLKLKHRKEFVARYPDLSEWFAEPLTHRVGRLLDEDPRCGPLTDPISYNARHYLTFLGVAGRVRFDWDWLLAVPALNVWVHAEALNLPLVQARDELSELGSRVGFRTKTASRAAQWALSRMLLHSGVPALDAFTVADFQDLLHAIDDFGRRPDRRHFHGDDSQWASKRRNWGSQVFLLQLLLYHAGHIPEVPKEPLPKRVVWPPMPQVMTVTIERYLDARSQLDRPSTVQNISAGLRRFTTWLMANRAPVASFAEVSRADALEFCVWLTTLTHHRTGAPLAPATRRQDIHAVLGFFRDGYAWQWPHMPGRPLLMNGDLPKITRAVPRFIPDNELTVLMDAVRALECPFQRAALLIARWSGARRSEIRMLDLDCLDAYPDGTPRLRLPASKNYSERTVPINEEAADAIRTLHGLRREQIDRPLPGNHKERPARRLFVRQGRVLSNAYLFDDALTRACQAAGLVNPQGKPTITAHRFRHTVGTQLAERGARLQTIMSVLGHKSVQMALVYAHVSDPAVLDDYSSVLGADATIAGPSASAVRNRELTPETVDWIKGNFFRTELELGHCLRLPAEGPCECDLYLTCAKFITTPKYAPRLRDRYSTELVLSDHARSQGWTREVERHEVVARRICQLLDDLGEPLTVNDPPTCTGDHEENVPSIQG; from the coding sequence GTGACGAACGACCCCTCGTATCTGAGCCTCAAACTCAAGCACCGCAAGGAGTTCGTGGCGCGCTACCCCGATCTGAGCGAGTGGTTCGCCGAGCCGTTGACCCACCGCGTCGGCCGCCTGTTGGATGAAGACCCTCGCTGCGGCCCGCTCACCGATCCCATCTCCTACAACGCACGCCACTACCTGACCTTCCTGGGAGTCGCCGGCAGGGTGAGGTTCGACTGGGACTGGCTACTCGCCGTCCCGGCCTTGAACGTGTGGGTCCACGCCGAGGCGTTGAACCTGCCGTTGGTGCAGGCCCGTGACGAGCTGAGTGAGCTCGGCTCCCGGGTGGGTTTTCGGACCAAGACCGCCAGCCGCGCCGCGCAGTGGGCATTGTCGCGGATGCTGCTGCACAGCGGAGTCCCCGCGCTCGACGCGTTCACCGTCGCGGACTTCCAGGATCTCCTGCACGCGATCGACGACTTCGGCCGCCGACCCGATCGGCGCCACTTCCACGGCGACGACTCCCAGTGGGCCAGCAAGCGACGCAACTGGGGATCGCAGGTCTTCCTCCTGCAGCTGCTGCTCTACCACGCCGGTCACATCCCCGAGGTGCCGAAGGAGCCGCTGCCGAAACGGGTGGTCTGGCCACCCATGCCGCAGGTCATGACCGTCACGATCGAGCGCTACCTGGATGCCCGCAGCCAGCTCGACCGGCCCTCCACGGTCCAGAACATCTCCGCAGGGCTGCGCAGGTTCACCACTTGGCTGATGGCCAACCGTGCGCCGGTGGCGTCCTTCGCCGAGGTCTCCCGTGCCGACGCTCTGGAGTTCTGCGTCTGGCTGACCACGCTCACCCATCACCGCACCGGCGCCCCGCTGGCTCCCGCGACCCGGCGGCAAGACATCCATGCCGTGCTCGGGTTCTTCCGTGACGGCTACGCCTGGCAATGGCCTCACATGCCCGGTCGTCCGCTGCTGATGAACGGCGACCTGCCCAAGATCACCCGTGCCGTCCCCAGGTTCATCCCCGACAACGAGCTGACGGTCCTCATGGACGCCGTCCGCGCGCTTGAGTGCCCCTTCCAGCGCGCGGCGTTGCTGATCGCCAGATGGAGTGGTGCCCGTCGCAGCGAGATCCGCATGCTCGACCTGGACTGCCTCGACGCCTACCCCGACGGCACACCCCGGCTGCGGCTGCCCGCCAGCAAGAACTACTCCGAACGCACCGTGCCGATAAACGAGGAAGCAGCCGACGCCATCCGGACCCTCCACGGCCTGCGCCGCGAGCAGATCGACAGGCCGCTACCCGGCAACCACAAGGAACGTCCCGCTCGGCGCCTGTTCGTCCGCCAGGGACGGGTCCTCTCGAACGCCTACCTCTTCGACGACGCCTTGACGAGGGCCTGCCAGGCAGCGGGCCTGGTCAACCCGCAGGGCAAACCGACGATCACTGCCCACAGGTTCCGCCACACCGTCGGAACTCAACTCGCGGAACGCGGCGCGCGACTCCAGACGATCATGAGCGTCCTGGGCCACAAGAGCGTGCAGATGGCGCTGGTCTACGCCCACGTCAGCGACCCCGCCGTTCTCGACGACTACAGCTCTGTCCTCGGCGCCGACGCCACCATCGCCGGACCGTCAGCCTCCGCCGTCCGGAACCGAGAACTTACACCCGAGACGGTCGACTGGATCAAGGGCAACTTCTTCCGCACCGAACTCGAGCTCGGCCACTGTCTGCGCCTGCCAGCCGAAGGCCCCTGCGAGTGCGACCTGTACTTGACGTGCGCGAAGTTCATCACCACGCCGAAGTACGCCCCGCGCCTGCGCGACCGCTACTCCACGGAGCTCGTACTCAGCGACCACGCCCGCAGCCAGGGATGGACACGCGAGGTCGAGCGACATGAGGTCGTCGCCCGACGCATCTGCCAACTCCTGGACGATCTCGGCGAGCCGTTGACGGTCAACGACCCACCGACCTGCACCGGCGATCACGAAGAGAACGTTCCGTCAATTCAGGGCTGA
- a CDS encoding IS1380 family transposase: MKLSHTSRATSAVFDDPNLVSAGGLVPVLALAESAGLRDLADQHLTVPGDKGANAGLKVASLVGGMVAGADSIDDMALLRHGGMGRVFARAYAPSTLGSFLRAFTFGHVRQLDAIASRFLIALAGLTELLRPSAEVSPDADASADYALLDVDDTIIEVHGHAKQGAGFGYSGVRGLNALLATLTIAGAVPVIVAQRLRKGSTGSPRGAKRLVGDAVRTARRLLDKSHPVLVRMDSAFYGRGPVHAALKGGAAVSVTVRMDKRVKAAIATIDDDAWTTIEYTDAVFDEASGRWVSRAEVAEIGFTAFAAQKKTDHVPGRLVVRRIPDFNAEKNKAAGQDTLFDTWRFHAFFTTTDADVLDTVAADAIHRHHAVIEQVHADLKHAALAHLPSGVFTANAAWLVLAVMAFNLTRAAASLTHPQIAKATTATIRRKLITVPARVATSARRVTLHLPQAWPWETAWTALFDRVSDPPPALAA; the protein is encoded by the coding sequence GTGAAACTCTCTCACACGTCGCGGGCGACGTCGGCGGTCTTCGATGATCCGAATCTCGTGTCGGCCGGTGGTCTGGTTCCGGTGCTCGCGTTGGCCGAGTCCGCTGGGCTGCGTGATCTGGCGGATCAGCACTTGACGGTGCCGGGCGACAAGGGCGCGAACGCCGGGTTGAAGGTCGCCTCGCTGGTCGGTGGGATGGTCGCTGGTGCCGATTCGATCGATGACATGGCGCTGTTGCGTCACGGCGGCATGGGGAGGGTATTCGCCCGCGCCTACGCGCCTTCGACGTTGGGTTCCTTCCTGCGGGCGTTCACCTTCGGGCACGTGCGTCAGCTCGACGCGATCGCGTCGAGGTTCCTCATCGCGCTGGCAGGACTCACCGAGCTGTTGCGTCCGTCAGCCGAGGTGAGCCCGGATGCAGACGCGAGTGCTGACTACGCGTTGCTCGATGTCGACGACACGATCATCGAGGTCCATGGCCACGCCAAGCAGGGCGCCGGGTTCGGCTACTCAGGTGTCCGTGGCCTCAACGCCCTGCTCGCCACCCTCACCATCGCCGGCGCCGTCCCGGTGATCGTGGCCCAACGGCTCCGCAAGGGCTCGACTGGGTCACCACGCGGTGCGAAGCGACTGGTCGGCGATGCGGTGCGGACCGCCCGACGACTGCTCGACAAGTCCCACCCGGTCCTAGTGCGGATGGATTCGGCGTTCTACGGCCGCGGACCAGTTCACGCCGCCCTCAAGGGTGGGGCCGCGGTGTCGGTGACCGTGCGGATGGACAAGCGGGTCAAGGCCGCCATCGCCACCATCGACGACGATGCGTGGACCACCATCGAGTACACCGATGCCGTCTTCGACGAAGCCAGTGGCCGGTGGGTCTCACGGGCCGAGGTCGCCGAGATCGGTTTCACCGCGTTTGCCGCCCAGAAGAAGACCGACCACGTGCCGGGCCGGCTGGTGGTCCGGCGGATCCCGGACTTCAACGCCGAGAAGAACAAGGCAGCCGGCCAAGACACCCTGTTTGACACCTGGCGGTTCCATGCGTTCTTCACCACCACCGACGCCGACGTGCTCGACACCGTCGCCGCCGATGCGATCCACCGCCATCACGCGGTCATCGAGCAGGTCCACGCTGACCTCAAACACGCAGCGTTGGCGCACCTGCCGTCCGGGGTGTTCACTGCCAACGCGGCCTGGTTGGTGCTCGCCGTGATGGCGTTCAACCTCACCCGAGCCGCCGCCAGCCTCACCCACCCGCAGATCGCGAAGGCCACCACCGCCACGATCCGTCGCAAGCTGATCACCGTGCCAGCACGGGTCGCGACCTCAGCACGACGGGTCACTCTGCATCTGCCACAAGCCTGGCCCTGGGAGACCGCCTGGACTGCCTTGTTTGACCGAGTCAGCGACCCGCCACCCGCCCTCGCGGCCTGA
- a CDS encoding single-stranded DNA-binding protein, protein MTIPTQMSLHGYIATAPELSFTDKGHARFYCRVGIEQHRKEVDGSFTRLDLVYADLVMFERTAERAYSRFKPGDRIIASGYIHEYEQERPSQPSEIREQFVARRIGHDSAWTRYAVDRTPAKQPEAPHNEMTVVNEPTPAITL, encoded by the coding sequence ATGACGATTCCCACGCAGATGAGCCTGCACGGCTACATCGCCACCGCGCCAGAGCTCAGCTTCACCGACAAGGGCCACGCACGGTTCTACTGCCGGGTGGGCATCGAGCAGCACCGCAAGGAGGTCGACGGGTCGTTCACCAGACTCGACCTCGTCTACGCCGACCTAGTGATGTTCGAGCGCACCGCCGAGCGCGCGTACTCGCGGTTCAAGCCGGGCGACCGGATCATCGCCTCGGGCTACATCCACGAATACGAGCAAGAGCGACCCAGCCAGCCCAGCGAGATCCGCGAGCAGTTCGTCGCACGCCGCATCGGACACGACAGTGCCTGGACCCGCTATGCCGTCGACCGCACGCCGGCGAAGCAGCCTGAGGCGCCGCACAACGAGATGACGGTGGTCAACGAGCCCACGCCAGCCATCACTCTCTGA
- a CDS encoding IS110 family transposase: MSDVSVEEQVLDGAGVVVGVDTHQLVHVAAVIDARFGRLADREFPATRAGFGELVSWAATYGPVLAVGVESTGSYGAGLTRHLLTHGAGAFEVFEVNRPERATRVRHGKSDPLDAYSAAEQVLAGRASGRPKVKTGIVEAIRVIKVPRDAAVKNRTAAYSQLRDLITAASGRLHDDLIGLSGKKRVAKVLAMRPDPSRVADPDHAVRHALRALARRIAYLDGEIAEADKHLATLVQQACPSLLAMAQVGVQTAAQLAISTGENIDRMRSEASFAKLVGVAPLPASSGKTRRHRLNPGGDRQANSALYMITVGRMGRHEETRAYVERRRAEGLSTPEIIRCLKRHLARSVYRALRTDLMTT; encoded by the coding sequence ATGAGTGATGTGTCTGTTGAAGAACAAGTTCTTGATGGGGCCGGCGTGGTGGTGGGTGTTGACACCCACCAACTGGTCCATGTCGCGGCCGTGATCGACGCTCGTTTCGGCCGGCTGGCAGATCGTGAGTTCCCCGCGACCAGGGCTGGCTTTGGCGAACTGGTGTCGTGGGCCGCGACCTACGGTCCGGTCCTCGCGGTCGGAGTGGAGTCGACCGGTTCCTACGGTGCGGGGCTGACCCGCCACCTGCTCACTCACGGGGCGGGTGCGTTCGAGGTGTTCGAGGTCAACCGGCCGGAAAGGGCCACCCGGGTCAGACACGGCAAGTCCGACCCGCTCGACGCCTACTCGGCAGCCGAGCAGGTCCTGGCCGGGCGCGCGAGCGGTCGGCCGAAGGTCAAGACCGGGATCGTGGAGGCGATCCGCGTGATCAAGGTCCCCCGCGATGCGGCGGTCAAGAACCGCACCGCCGCGTACAGCCAGCTGCGTGACCTGATCACCGCTGCATCCGGGCGCCTTCACGACGACCTGATCGGGCTGAGCGGGAAGAAGCGGGTAGCCAAAGTCCTGGCCATGCGCCCCGACCCGAGCCGGGTCGCTGATCCCGACCACGCGGTGCGCCATGCACTACGAGCGCTGGCGCGACGCATCGCCTACCTCGACGGCGAGATCGCTGAGGCCGACAAGCACCTGGCGACCCTCGTGCAACAGGCCTGCCCGTCCTTGCTTGCCATGGCCCAGGTCGGAGTCCAGACCGCCGCCCAGTTGGCGATCAGCACTGGCGAGAACATCGACCGGATGCGGTCCGAAGCCAGCTTCGCCAAGCTCGTCGGGGTTGCTCCGCTTCCCGCCTCTTCCGGCAAGACCCGCCGCCACCGACTCAATCCCGGGGGCGACCGCCAAGCCAACTCCGCGCTCTACATGATCACCGTCGGACGGATGGGCCGCCACGAGGAAACCCGCGCCTACGTCGAGCGACGGCGCGCCGAAGGACTATCCACCCCCGAGATCATCCGCTGCCTCAAACGCCACCTCGCCCGCAGCGTCTACAGAGCCCTCCGAACAGACCTCATGACCACTTGA
- a CDS encoding ArdC-like ssDNA-binding domain-containing protein, giving the protein MRTNSRTLDEKIADRDAKLDALHAKLTEAVEQLVTGEDWRHAMEFAARFRARSFNNSLLIWVQHAVAYAEGRVPDPNPTYVAGFKQWQSLGRHVMKGQAGYQIFAPVTARMASHEPNNPDSWHRLGRGQRPAPGEVVRARMISVRPTYVWALSQTDGEPLPETPAPKLLEGQAPAGLWDALADQITTHGFELRLVSTSDAIGGANGLTDYLTHEVAVRMDMDDAAQVKTLAHELGHVILHGPDNTDAAMHRGVAEIEAESVALMLLAAHNMDSSQYTVPYVSTWASRIEGIDPVTAVHQLAARVRTTALGILDKLDTQTLPNGNPPGLDRAIARSLESAAQPIPNAAHASRSTVGGPSL; this is encoded by the coding sequence ATGCGTACCAACAGCCGCACCCTGGACGAGAAGATCGCCGACCGCGACGCGAAGCTCGACGCTCTGCACGCCAAACTCACCGAAGCCGTCGAGCAACTCGTTACCGGCGAGGACTGGCGACACGCGATGGAGTTCGCCGCCCGCTTCCGCGCCCGCTCGTTCAACAACTCGCTCCTCATCTGGGTCCAGCACGCCGTCGCCTACGCCGAGGGCCGCGTCCCCGACCCCAACCCGACCTATGTCGCGGGCTTCAAGCAATGGCAGTCCCTCGGTCGCCACGTGATGAAGGGTCAAGCCGGCTACCAGATCTTCGCGCCCGTCACCGCACGCATGGCATCTCACGAGCCCAACAACCCCGACAGCTGGCATCGCCTCGGTCGCGGTCAGAGGCCGGCGCCCGGTGAGGTCGTGCGCGCGCGGATGATCAGCGTCCGGCCCACCTACGTATGGGCGCTATCGCAGACCGACGGCGAACCGCTGCCCGAGACACCCGCACCCAAACTCCTCGAAGGCCAAGCCCCCGCCGGCCTCTGGGACGCACTAGCCGACCAGATCACCACGCACGGGTTCGAGCTGCGGCTCGTGTCCACCTCCGACGCCATCGGCGGAGCCAACGGGCTCACCGACTACCTCACCCACGAGGTCGCAGTGCGGATGGACATGGACGACGCGGCACAGGTCAAAACGCTCGCCCACGAACTGGGCCACGTCATCCTCCACGGCCCCGACAACACCGACGCAGCGATGCACCGCGGAGTCGCGGAGATCGAGGCGGAATCGGTCGCGCTGATGCTCCTCGCCGCGCACAACATGGACAGCTCTCAATACACCGTCCCCTACGTATCGACCTGGGCCTCCCGCATCGAGGGCATCGACCCCGTCACCGCCGTCCATCAGCTCGCCGCCCGCGTCCGGACCACTGCCCTAGGCATCCTCGACAAGCTCGACACCCAAACCCTGCCCAACGGGAACCCGCCCGGGCTGGACCGCGCGATCGCACGGAGCCTCGAATCTGCCGCCCAGCCCATCCCCAACGCCGCCCACGCATCTCGCTCGACCGTCGGAGGACCATCACTATGA
- a CDS encoding DUF6458 family protein yields the protein MGLLGLGIFLAIVGAVLKFAVTAETPHVDIKKAGHILLYSGIAIAALGLLLGFADGSYTGGNN from the coding sequence ATGGGACTCCTCGGCCTCGGCATCTTCCTGGCCATCGTCGGTGCGGTGCTGAAATTCGCAGTCACCGCCGAGACGCCGCACGTCGACATCAAGAAGGCCGGCCACATTCTGTTGTACTCCGGGATCGCAATCGCAGCCCTGGGGTTGCTGCTTGGCTTTGCCGACGGCAGCTACACCGGCGGCAACAACTGA
- a CDS encoding tyrosine-type recombinase/integrase produces MTGYLRYLTARGCSPNTVRSYAYDLLHLWRFLDHSGMGWDELRPRSSIDLLTFLRTEPTRSRARRLSLTAVGPTGTPILSAATINRILTGVGGFYEWAIATEQYDGANPIERRPDPAWQRVTDRHQPFAGEASRQRPQRRALKVRQPKRLPRPLSDEQVAALFAKVACRRDRAMLLLMLNGGLRPGEVLSLHLDDVAYGRRRVFVRVRDDHPAGVRQKSRTERVVDLFDTDTLAALSDYVMSERPAQASSPFVFLVGGKGSRRCEPLSYAALVRLFARAATRAGIREPWVTPHALRHTHATRMWEGGMRELTLQRRLGHASVESTRIYTRVADHEVAADYQRALGQQEHVRTTPRAGDAR; encoded by the coding sequence GTGACCGGCTACCTTCGCTACCTGACGGCACGTGGTTGCTCGCCGAACACCGTGCGCAGCTACGCCTACGACCTGCTGCACCTGTGGCGGTTCCTCGACCACTCAGGAATGGGCTGGGACGAACTGCGTCCACGGTCCTCGATCGACCTGCTGACATTCCTCCGCACGGAGCCGACGAGATCACGGGCACGGCGGCTGTCGCTGACTGCGGTCGGACCTACGGGAACACCGATCCTGTCAGCGGCGACGATCAACAGGATCTTGACTGGAGTCGGTGGCTTCTACGAGTGGGCGATCGCGACTGAGCAGTACGACGGCGCAAACCCGATCGAGCGTCGTCCCGACCCGGCGTGGCAGCGCGTCACGGACCGGCACCAGCCTTTTGCTGGTGAGGCCAGTCGGCAGCGGCCACAACGACGAGCGTTGAAGGTCCGTCAGCCGAAGCGTCTCCCGCGGCCACTGTCTGACGAGCAGGTTGCCGCGTTGTTCGCCAAGGTCGCATGTCGTCGCGATCGGGCGATGCTGCTACTGATGCTCAATGGCGGCCTGCGTCCGGGCGAGGTACTCAGCCTGCACCTGGACGACGTCGCCTACGGCCGACGTCGTGTCTTCGTGCGCGTGCGCGACGACCACCCGGCAGGGGTCCGGCAGAAGTCACGGACCGAACGGGTTGTCGACCTGTTCGACACCGACACACTCGCCGCGCTGAGCGACTACGTGATGTCCGAACGCCCGGCACAGGCATCTTCGCCGTTCGTGTTCCTGGTCGGCGGCAAGGGCTCCAGACGGTGCGAGCCATTGAGCTACGCGGCGCTTGTCCGCTTGTTTGCCCGTGCTGCGACCCGAGCAGGCATCCGCGAGCCGTGGGTCACCCCGCACGCACTCCGGCATACGCACGCGACCCGAATGTGGGAGGGCGGGATGCGGGAGTTGACGTTGCAGCGCAGGCTCGGCCACGCCTCGGTGGAGTCCACCCGCATCTACACCCGCGTCGCTGACCACGAAGTCGCCGCGGACTACCAGCGCGCGCTCGGCCAGCAGGAGCACGTTCGAACGACCCCGCGGGCCGGTGACGCACGATGA
- a CDS encoding TraM recognition domain-containing protein, whose product MAWVYWVVLALMVAIVVASSLVLWRRMGMIQHRMSVDPRRLAGVATGRDVRAFASRKALLARGKALRPSLDRPKPSEVGYRLGRSRGHDVWASVEDSILVLGPPRSGKGLHVVVNAILDAPGAVITTATRPDNVAATILERQRRGPVAVFDPQRLADGLPAGLRWSPVRGCSDPLTAMIRATGLASATGLSTGGVESGGFWEGKTRTALQSLLHAAAIDNRTPRELFGWTLSPSAAADAVAILSSDPKAAPGWAESLESMIHADPRTRDSIWMGVSLALSCLADPRVLDAVSPDPGESFDPAEFLTNNGTLYLLATGAGAGASWSLVAAFIEDLVETARHLAASSPAARLDPPLLLALDEIGNLSPLPSLPMLMAEGGGTGITTMPVLQSLSQARDKWGDHAAGAIWDASIVKVILGGASSARDLQDLSALIGERDERTDTISIGDHGSRSLQRSTRRVPVMPPETIRTLPFGNALVLLRSAPPLVTDLHAWTSREDAEKLREERALVEAALRRGSRGTPHW is encoded by the coding sequence GTGGCGTGGGTCTACTGGGTCGTCCTCGCTCTGATGGTGGCCATCGTCGTCGCCAGCTCACTCGTGCTGTGGCGACGCATGGGGATGATCCAGCATCGGATGTCGGTCGACCCGCGGCGCCTGGCGGGGGTGGCGACAGGTCGCGACGTACGGGCCTTCGCCTCGCGCAAAGCCTTGCTGGCCCGCGGCAAAGCACTTCGACCGTCGCTGGACCGACCGAAACCGTCGGAGGTCGGCTACCGCCTCGGCCGCTCGCGTGGCCACGACGTATGGGCCTCGGTCGAAGACTCCATCCTGGTGCTCGGCCCTCCACGATCCGGAAAAGGCCTGCACGTGGTCGTCAATGCGATCCTCGACGCCCCGGGGGCCGTCATCACCACAGCGACCCGACCGGACAACGTGGCAGCGACCATCCTCGAGCGCCAGCGACGCGGGCCCGTCGCCGTCTTCGACCCGCAGCGTCTCGCCGATGGGCTACCCGCCGGCCTGCGCTGGTCACCCGTCCGAGGATGCAGCGATCCCCTGACCGCGATGATCCGAGCGACCGGGCTCGCGTCGGCCACCGGCCTTTCGACCGGCGGTGTCGAGTCCGGCGGCTTCTGGGAGGGCAAGACCCGCACCGCGCTCCAGTCACTGCTTCACGCGGCGGCCATCGACAACCGAACCCCGCGCGAGCTGTTCGGGTGGACGCTCTCACCGTCCGCGGCCGCCGACGCGGTGGCCATCTTGTCCAGCGACCCGAAGGCGGCACCCGGCTGGGCTGAATCGCTCGAGTCGATGATCCATGCTGATCCCCGCACCCGCGACTCGATCTGGATGGGCGTCTCTCTCGCGCTGTCCTGCCTGGCGGACCCTCGCGTCCTCGACGCGGTCTCCCCCGATCCCGGCGAGAGCTTCGACCCGGCTGAGTTCCTCACCAACAACGGCACGCTGTACCTGCTGGCCACCGGTGCCGGAGCTGGCGCCTCCTGGTCGCTCGTCGCAGCCTTCATCGAGGACCTCGTCGAGACCGCCCGCCACCTTGCTGCGTCCTCCCCCGCCGCACGACTCGATCCGCCGCTGCTCCTCGCGCTCGACGAGATCGGCAACCTCTCACCCCTGCCGTCCCTGCCCATGCTTATGGCAGAAGGGGGCGGGACCGGCATCACGACCATGCCCGTCCTCCAGTCGCTGTCACAGGCCCGAGACAAGTGGGGCGATCACGCTGCCGGCGCGATCTGGGACGCCTCGATCGTCAAGGTCATCCTGGGTGGTGCATCGTCAGCGCGAGACCTCCAAGACCTCTCCGCACTGATCGGCGAGCGCGACGAACGCACCGACACCATCTCGATCGGCGACCACGGCTCGCGGTCGCTCCAGCGCTCAACGCGCCGGGTGCCGGTCATGCCGCCCGAGACCATCCGGACCCTCCCGTTCGGCAATGCCCTCGTCCTTCTACGCAGCGCCCCACCGCTGGTCACCGACCTGCACGCGTGGACGTCGCGGGAAGACGCAGAGAAACTGCGAGAAGAGCGCGCCCTCGTCGAGGCCGCCCTCCGCCGTGGGTCTCGCGGCACACCTCACTGGTAG